The Aquamicrobium lusatiense genome segment AGGGACTGGCGAGGCAGCGGCGGTTCCGCCGAATTCGTCAACCTGTCGGACATCCTGTCTTTTTTCAGCAGGTACATCGTCTCGATCCTGCTGTGCGCGCTGGTCGGTGTCGTGGGAGCCAGTCTCTATCTGGCGACGTCCGACCGGATTTTCACCGCCCGCACCCAGATCCTGATCGAGCCGAAACTGCCGCAGTTCATGCAGCAGCAGATGGTCGAGGTGCATTTGTCCCTCGATACGGCCCAGATCGAAAGCCAGCTCGCGCTGCTGCGCTCGCAGAAGATCGCCATGATGGTGATCGATGAACTCGACCTCGCGCGCAATCCGGCTTTCGTGGACATGGGCGGGCTGCGTCTGGGGGAGAGGCTGGAAAAACTGCGTTCGCTGATAACCGGAACGCCTTACAGGCCCGGTCCGGCAAGGGTCGACGAAGCACAGGATGAGGCTCTGACACCGCAGCAGAAGGCGGCCGAAGTCTTTGCCGGCAATCTCGACGTCCAGCGGGTGGGGGTCTCCTATGCGATCGATATTCATTTCAAATCGCAGGATCCGGCGCTGGCCGCGCGTATCGCCAATGCGACGGCGGACGCTTTCGTCCGCGAGCAGATGGAAAACCGTGCGGCTTCCGCCCGCGAAGGCGTCGCGTGGCTGGAAAAACGCATCGACGAGGCGGGTGCCCAGATGAACAAGGCGACACAGGTCGCGCAGGAGTTCCGCGCCACCTACGACTATCGCGTGGACCGGCCGGACGAAGCGCCGACCGGCGACGCGCGCGCCGATGCACCGACGCTGGAGCAACTGGAAGTCGCGGCCGAAACCTACCGCAAGATGTATGAGAGCCTTCTTGCCGCCTACACCAGCGCGGTGAACCAGCAACCCTTCCTCATCGCCAATTCGCGCGTCATCACCCCGGCGGTGCAGCCGATGGTGCAGAGCCATCCACGCAAGCGGCTCACCCTGATCTTCGGGGCCTTTGCCGGCCTCATGCTGGGGGTCGGCGTTGCCTTCGTCCGCCACAGCCTGGACCGCACCCTGCGCAGCCCACGCCAGATCGGCGAGGAACTGGGGCTCGTCTGCACCGGCGAACTGCCGCATTCCGGTTTGCGCAAGGCCGCCGGACTCTGCGAGGAGGTGATACGCCATCCGCATTCCCCCTTCAGCATGGGCCTGAGAGGGGCGAGGGCCGTTATCAGTCTGGCCGATTCCGGCAAGCCGAGGCTTTGCATCGGCGTGACCGCCGCACTGCCCGGCCAGGTGAAAAGCGCGGTGGCCGGAAATCTTGCCGCGCTCTACGCGACATCGGGCGTGCAGACGCTGCTGATCGATCTGGACACGCAATCGACGCTGACGAAGGCGTTGCAAAGCCCGCTCTCCAGCATTGAGCCGACACGTCAGAACGGCGGTGCGCACCCGCCCGCTGCCGCAGTTCGGACCGTTTCGCCCGCGGGCTTCGACTTCATGGCGAATGAGGAGCGCGGAACGGGAAGTCTCGCGCTGCCTGCCAATATGCAGGATCTGCTCGGGACGCTCGATCGCTACAAGGTGATCGTCGTCGACCTGCCGGCTTATGAGCACGGCGCCGACGGGCTGCTGGTCTGCCCGCTTCTCGACGGCGTCATGGTGGTGGCCGAAAGCGGCAGCACGCCGCTGGATTCGCTTGCCGATCTGGCCCGCACCCTGCGCATCGCCAATGCTCCCATATTGGGTGTTCTGCTGGCGCACAGGCGCCGCCTTGCCCGATTGCGCGTGCGCCGCCGGTCCAGCGGCCGGCCGGCCCCGCGACCGGCATGATGGAAGGCGCGCGGCATTGGGCGATCAACGGCCGCTTCCTGGCGCAGCCCGTCACAGGCGTGCAGCGCTATGCGCGCGAGGTCGTAAAAGCGCTCGATGCCCGCATCGCGGCCGGCGATCCGCTGGCCCGCGGCCTCGACGTGGAGTTGCTGGTGCCGCCGGTCATCGGGGATGAGCTGGCGCTCACGGCGATCCGCACCCGTTCCATCGGCCGCCTCGGCGGGCATGGCTGGGAGCAGGCCGAGCTTCCGGCGGGGGTCAGGAGCAGTCTCGTCAGCCTGTGCAACAGCGGCCCTTTTGCGACACGCAGGCAGATCCTGTGCATCCATGATGTCAACACGCGCGCCTGTCCGCAAAGTTATTCGCTGCCGTTTCGCCTGCTCTACCGCACGCTGATCCCGGCGCTTGCGGCAAGGGTCCGCCACGTCACCACGGTCTCCGGCTATTCGGCCGGGCAACTGGTGCGCTACGGCCTGTGCAGTGCGGACAGGATCACCATCGCACCGGACGGCTACGAGCATGCGCTGCGCTGGACCTCGCATCACTCGATACGCACGCATTCCACTGCCGGTGCCGGAACCATCGTGCTTCTGGGCAGCCGCGCTCCTCACAAGAACATCGATCTTGTCCTGGGGATGAGCGATCGCCTTGCGGAGGCCGGCCTGCGGGTCGCGGTGGTCGGGCTTTCGGACGGCCGCGTCTTCGGCCGGACACAGGAGCAGACCGGCGCGAATATCGGCTGGCTTGGCAGGATCGGCGACGATGAGCTTGCCGCGCTGCTGGAAGATTGCCTGTGTCTCGCCTTTCCCTCGCTCGTCGAGGGGTTCGGGCTGCCGATGCTTGAGGCGATGGCGCGGGGCTGCCCCGTGGTGGCGTCGGACCGCGCCAGCCTTCCCGAGATCGGCGGCGATGCGGTGCTTTATGCGCCGCCGGACCGTGCCGACATCTGGTTCGATTGCTTCATGCAACTGGCCGGCGATGCGAAGCTGCGGCGCGCGCTGACCGAGCGCGGCCGCAGGCAGGCGGAGAAATTTCGTTGGGACGAAACGGCAAAACGCTATCTGGAACTGATGGCGGGGATGGATGGGCTGGCGCCAGCCAGTGCCGGGTCGCCGGCCAGACCTTCGCTGGTCTCGGCGACGACGCGATCGAAGCTGTAGGCGCGGGCATAGTGCCGGGCCGCCTCCTGTGCCGCCGCAAGCGCTACCGGATCGCCAAGGAGGGTCGCGACGGTCCGGCGCTCCAGCGGCAGGACGCAGTTTTCATAGCCGGGCAGCAGGCCTTTCAGGGCGCCGGGGGCGGCAAAGACCGGGCGTCCCGCCGAAAGCGCCTCGATGAGCTTGATCTTGGTGCCGGTTCCTTCGACAGGGCAGATCGCGGCGCGGGCCTGCGCATAAAGGGCGGCAAGATCATCGACGAAACCGAGCAGCTCCACGCCGTTTTGTGCCGACAGCCGCCTGTCGCGGCACACGCTGCCGGCAATGGCGATCTTCAGCGGCAGGTTCCAGCCGCCATAGGCGCTCAGGAAACCGCTGATGGCATCCCCGTTCCAGCGGTTGTTGGAACCCACGAACACGAGATCGTAGACAGGCGGCACGTCGGTTTCCGCAGCCGCGTTCCAGCTGCGCAACGACGGCGGCACGATGCGCACGCGCTCGCCTTCCAGAAGCGATTTCAGGAATTGCCCTTCGCTGTACGAGATCGACCAGATCTCGTCGGCCTGCCCGAGATAGAACAGCTCGCGCTTGAGGACGAGCATGGAGCGCGTGTCCGGCTGCCCGGACGGGTTGTCGCCGATCAGCTCCAGTGCGGCAAGGTCATGCGTGTCGACGATCATGCGCGGGCCGGGGCTCCCGTTGAGATGGGATATGCCCCAGGGATAGCTCACAAGCGCCAGCTTCAGGTCCGGATCGCGCTGGAGCCGGTCGAATTCCGGCGTCAGCATCGGCAGCCATGTGCGCAGGGCGCGCGTCGCGGGCCAGCTACCCAGATAGGCGATGAGGCCCTTGAGCTTCTGGATGAAGGCCAGTTTCCAGTTCCAGTCATCGAGCACGAGGTCGACGCCGGGGAAACGGGCGCGGAAGGTCTCGATCCCTTTCGCGTTCCACGGCCATTGGTGATGGTTGCGATAGGAATAGACGGCCACGCGCCAGCCAAGGGCGAGCAGCATCTCGATGTCCTGACAGGCGCGCACATGGCAGCCGTCGGTCATGGTGCTGAAACAGCCTGCGAAGAAGAAGATAGCAAGATTCCGCTTCTCCACCCGTGCCTCCCGAGGCGTCGCGTTCCCGAGCATTGTGAGCGAAATCTCAATCCGAAATCATTGACGTGTCAAACGGATCGTG includes the following:
- a CDS encoding GumC family protein translates to MLERQWAAATARDWRGSGGSAEFVNLSDILSFFSRYIVSILLCALVGVVGASLYLATSDRIFTARTQILIEPKLPQFMQQQMVEVHLSLDTAQIESQLALLRSQKIAMMVIDELDLARNPAFVDMGGLRLGERLEKLRSLITGTPYRPGPARVDEAQDEALTPQQKAAEVFAGNLDVQRVGVSYAIDIHFKSQDPALAARIANATADAFVREQMENRAASAREGVAWLEKRIDEAGAQMNKATQVAQEFRATYDYRVDRPDEAPTGDARADAPTLEQLEVAAETYRKMYESLLAAYTSAVNQQPFLIANSRVITPAVQPMVQSHPRKRLTLIFGAFAGLMLGVGVAFVRHSLDRTLRSPRQIGEELGLVCTGELPHSGLRKAAGLCEEVIRHPHSPFSMGLRGARAVISLADSGKPRLCIGVTAALPGQVKSAVAGNLAALYATSGVQTLLIDLDTQSTLTKALQSPLSSIEPTRQNGGAHPPAAAVRTVSPAGFDFMANEERGTGSLALPANMQDLLGTLDRYKVIVVDLPAYEHGADGLLVCPLLDGVMVVAESGSTPLDSLADLARTLRIANAPILGVLLAHRRRLARLRVRRRSSGRPAPRPA
- a CDS encoding glycosyltransferase family 1 protein — encoded protein: MMEGARHWAINGRFLAQPVTGVQRYAREVVKALDARIAAGDPLARGLDVELLVPPVIGDELALTAIRTRSIGRLGGHGWEQAELPAGVRSSLVSLCNSGPFATRRQILCIHDVNTRACPQSYSLPFRLLYRTLIPALAARVRHVTTVSGYSAGQLVRYGLCSADRITIAPDGYEHALRWTSHHSIRTHSTAGAGTIVLLGSRAPHKNIDLVLGMSDRLAEAGLRVAVVGLSDGRVFGRTQEQTGANIGWLGRIGDDELAALLEDCLCLAFPSLVEGFGLPMLEAMARGCPVVASDRASLPEIGGDAVLYAPPDRADIWFDCFMQLAGDAKLRRALTERGRRQAEKFRWDETAKRYLELMAGMDGLAPASAGSPARPSLVSATTRSKL
- a CDS encoding glycosyltransferase, with the protein product MEKRNLAIFFFAGCFSTMTDGCHVRACQDIEMLLALGWRVAVYSYRNHHQWPWNAKGIETFRARFPGVDLVLDDWNWKLAFIQKLKGLIAYLGSWPATRALRTWLPMLTPEFDRLQRDPDLKLALVSYPWGISHLNGSPGPRMIVDTHDLAALELIGDNPSGQPDTRSMLVLKRELFYLGQADEIWSISYSEGQFLKSLLEGERVRIVPPSLRSWNAAAETDVPPVYDLVFVGSNNRWNGDAISGFLSAYGGWNLPLKIAIAGSVCRDRRLSAQNGVELLGFVDDLAALYAQARAAICPVEGTGTKIKLIEALSAGRPVFAAPGALKGLLPGYENCVLPLERRTVATLLGDPVALAAAQEAARHYARAYSFDRVVAETSEGLAGDPALAGASPSIPAISSR